From one Cyanobacterium stanieri PCC 7202 genomic stretch:
- a CDS encoding hypothetical protein (PFAM: Protein of unknown function (DUF3593)~KEGG: mar:MAE_07250 hypothetical protein~SPTR: Similar to tr|Q8YNQ5|Q8YNQ5;~manually curated): protein MTIENLFAISLFPYLAFLWFLTKSGKTPKLALRGFYVLLIFVFITIPAGIYAKIHYGTSLANVDWLHGGAEFFLTLSNILVVLGFRQAVMEKEAEK, encoded by the coding sequence ATGACTATTGAAAACCTATTTGCTATTTCTTTGTTTCCCTACCTTGCTTTTTTGTGGTTTCTCACCAAATCGGGAAAAACCCCTAAGTTAGCATTAAGAGGTTTTTACGTTCTATTGATTTTTGTTTTTATTACCATACCTGCAGGTATCTATGCCAAAATTCACTACGGCACTTCTTTGGCAAATGTAGATTGGTTACATGGAGGGGCAGAATTTTTTTTAACTTTATCTAATATTTTGGTAGTATTGGGGTTTCGTCAGGCGGTTATGGAAAAGGAAGCGGAAAAGTAG
- a CDS encoding protein of unknown function UPF0016 (PFAM: Uncharacterized protein family UPF0016~COGs: COG2119 membrane protein~InterPro IPR001727~KEGG: cyh:Cyan8802_1114 protein of unknown function UPF0016~PFAM: protein of unknown function UPF0016~SPTR: Putative uncharacterized protein): protein MPSEIEQEIKELEAIAEKKKIQKWSFWGVFSSTFLTILFAEMGDKTQLATLLLSAQSTSPWIVFIGAALALIATSLVGVLLGYWLSKRLTPKILDLSLSLLLLLVAGTLIMDVLTF, encoded by the coding sequence ATGCCATCAGAAATAGAACAGGAAATAAAAGAACTAGAAGCCATTGCCGAAAAGAAAAAAATTCAAAAATGGAGCTTTTGGGGAGTTTTTAGTTCCACTTTCCTAACCATCTTATTCGCCGAAATGGGAGACAAAACCCAGTTAGCCACCCTACTATTATCAGCCCAATCCACCTCACCATGGATTGTGTTTATCGGTGCCGCTTTGGCTTTGATTGCCACCAGTTTGGTGGGGGTATTATTAGGTTACTGGTTATCAAAAAGATTAACTCCCAAAATCCTTGATTTATCCCTTTCCTTACTATTGTTATTGGTAGCAGGAACATTAATTATGGATGTTTTAACCTTTTGA
- a CDS encoding hypothetical protein (COGs: COG1555 DNA uptake protein and related DNA-binding protein~KEGG: mar:MAE_04440 hypothetical protein~SPTR: Putative uncharacterized protein) → MIKLNLRERAIARKIEKSPYYRFQSMSEIIVGAKLGIKIDVNQASVDDWLRLPGISITQARTLVEMNNSGIQLLCIEDLAAALGISVSKIAFWQPILNFSYYDQNSFHAPPKINPNTATLEQLQSIPNLEHHLAVSIIKNREEAGQYHNLPNLQKRLSLSADFAYHLMYYFQFD, encoded by the coding sequence ACGGGAAAGGGCGATCGCCCGTAAAATAGAAAAAAGTCCTTACTATCGTTTCCAGAGTATGAGCGAAATTATAGTCGGGGCAAAACTAGGAATCAAAATAGACGTTAACCAAGCCAGTGTGGATGATTGGCTAAGACTGCCCGGCATTTCCATCACCCAAGCCCGAACCCTAGTAGAAATGAATAATTCGGGTATTCAACTACTATGTATAGAAGACTTAGCCGCCGCTTTGGGTATTTCCGTAAGTAAAATCGCCTTTTGGCAACCCATCCTCAATTTTTCCTACTATGATCAAAATAGCTTTCACGCACCCCCAAAGATAAACCCCAATACAGCCACCCTCGAACAACTACAATCTATTCCTAACCTAGAACATCATTTGGCTGTGAGTATCATCAAAAATAGAGAAGAAGCAGGACAATATCACAATTTACCCAACCTACAAAAAAGACTATCTCTGTCTGCTGACTTTGCCTATCATCTCATGTACTACTTTCAGTTTGATTAA